A genomic segment from Nicotiana tabacum cultivar K326 chromosome 9, ASM71507v2, whole genome shotgun sequence encodes:
- the LOC107814039 gene encoding suppressor of mec-8 and unc-52 protein homolog 2-like has product MSSSKRNHKEKIIRHKKEEKTEEPELPKYRDRAKERREDQNPDYELTELGAFHAVAPPGNVDLLSADAHKLSIEKSKYLGGDVEHTHLVKGLDYALLHKVRSEIDKKPDAGDEYEGKPRASKEDQQMSFRTATAKSVYQWMIKPQTVIKTNEMFLPGRMSFIFNMESGYNTDIPTTLHRSKADCPVPEEMVTVSVDGSVLDRIAKIMSYLRLGSSGKVLKKKKKEKGGKGKTVISNGYDELSKSDASKSQNDTETVPQSAPLPKKNHLERKENQGPAAARVEEEDIFVGEGVDYSIPAGDIGQSPVSEDMEESPRNKERTSYFSEPAYGPVPPSEPSHDWQQANGYDAMQAQALAGVYQPEWQDYQYSEQLAYPEQYLQQNYDMQADAGVLQDPRFMSQEEKDRGLGSVFKRDDQRLQQLRERDAREKDPNFISESYSECYPGYQEYNREIVDSDDEADLSKMDMGGRAKGRLHRWDFETEEEWATYNEQKEAMPKAAFQFGVKMQDGRKTRKQNKEQKLTNELHKINKILTRKKTEKEKGEMLEDGEIQPGKKLRV; this is encoded by the exons ATGTCTTcctccaaaagaaatcacaagGAAAAGATAATTCGTCACAAGAA AGAAGAGAAGACGGAAGAACCGGAACTACCAAAGTACAGAGACAGAGctaaagaaagaagagaagatcAAAATCCGGATTATGAACTCACTGAATTAGGCGCTTTTCATGCTGTCGCTCCTCCCGGGAATGTTGATCTTCT GTCTGCTGATGCTCACAAATTATCTATTGAGAAGAGCAAGTATCTTGGAG GTGATGTGGAACACACACATTTAGTTAAAGGGTTAGATTATGCTTTACTTCACAAAGTGAGAAGTGAAATAGATAAGAAGCCAGATGCTGGAGATGAGTATGAAGGAAAACCTAG AGCATCAAAGGAAGATCAGCAGATGTCATTCCGTACTGCAACTGCCAAG TCAGTATACCAATGGATGATCAAGCCTCAGACTGTTATAAAGACCAATGAAATGTTTCTTCCTGGACGGAtgtcttttatttttaatatg GAGAGTGGATACAACACTGATATTCCGACCACTCTACACAGGAGCAAAGCTGACTGTCCAGTCCCTGAG GAAATGGTTACAGTCAGTGTTGATGGTTCTGTTCTAGACCGAATAGCTAAAATCATGTCCTATCTCCGCCTTGGATCATCAGGAAAAGttctcaagaagaagaagaaggaaaaaggtGGCAAAG GGAAGACTGTTATATCCAATGGTTACGACGAATTATCGAAGTCTGATGCATCAAAGAGCCAAAATGATACAGAAACTGTGCCTCAATCTGCACCGCTTCCTAAAAAGAAccatttagaaagaaaagagaatcaGGGACCTGCTGCAGCTAGAGTTGAAGAGGAAGATATCTTCGTAGGGGAAGGTGTTGACTACTCTATTCCTGCTGGAGATATTGGTCAAAGCCCTGTATCAGAGGATATGGAAGAATCTCCTCGAAACAAAGAGAGGACCTCATATTTCAGTGAACCTGCCTATGGCCCAGTCCCGCCATCCGAGCCTTCTCATGATTGGCAACAGGCG AATGGATATGATGCTATGCAAGCACAAGCACTAGCTGGTGTTTACCAACCAGAATGGCAAGATTATCAGTATTCTGAGCAGCTGGCTTATCCCGAGCAATATCTCCAGCAGAATTATGATATGCAAGCTGATGCTGGCGTTCTACAGGATCCACGATTTATGAGTCAAGAAGAAAAGGATAGAGGGCTAGGTTCAGTATTCAAGAGGGATGATCAAAGGCTTCAACAGCTGAGAGAGAGAGATGCCCGAGAGAAGGATCCTaatttcatttctgaaagctATTCTGAGTGCTATCCTGGTTACCAAGAGTACAATCGTGAGATTGTTGACAGTGATGATGAAGCTGATTTGTCAAAAATGGACATGGGTGGACGT GCAAAGGGTCGGCTTCATCGATGGGACTTTGAGACAGAGGAGGAGTGGGCAACGTACAATGAGCAGAAGGAAGCAATGCCAAAAGCTGCATTCCAGTTTGGAGTGAAAATGCAGGATGGTAGGAAGAccagaaaacaaaacaaagagcAGAAACTTACCAATGAGCTGCATAAGATAAACAAAATACTCACCAGAAAGAAGACGGAGAAGGAGAAAGGTGAAATGCTTGAGGACGGTGAAATACAACCTGGAAAGAAGCTGCGTGTATAA